The genomic DNA AGCCGGCCGGCGATGCGCGGCGTACCGCGGGCGCGGCGGGCGATCTCGCGGGCGCCGTCGTCGGTCATGCCGAGGCCCATCAGCCGGGCGCCACGCCGGACGATCGATTCCAGCTCTTCGACCGTGTAGAAATTGAGCCGCACCGGAATGCCGAAACGGTCGCGAAGCGGCGTCGTCAGAAGCCCGAGGCGGGTGGTTGCCGCCACCAGCGTGAACTTCGACAGGTCGATCTTCACCGACCGCGCCGCCGGGCCTTCGCCGATGATGAGGTCGAGCTGGAAGTCCTCCATCGCAGGATAGAGGATTTCCTCGACGGCCGGATTGAGCCGGTGAATTTCGTCGATGAAGAGCACGTCGCGCTCTTCGAGATTGGTGAGCAGGGCTGCGAGATCGCCGGCCTTGGCGATCACAGGGCCGGAGGTCGAGCGGAAATTGACGCCGAGCTCCTTGGCCATGATCTGCGCCAGCGTCGTCTTGCCGAGCCCGGGAGGGCCGACGAAGAGCACGTGGTCCAGCGCCTCGCCGCGATTTTTTGCCGCCTCGATGAAGATCTTCAGGTTGGCGCGCGCTTCCGCCTGGCCGGTGAAGTCATCCAGCGTCTGCGGGCGCATGGTCGCATCGAGGTCTTCACCGCGCTTTTCCGGCGTTATCAGGCGTGCGGCGTCAGTCATGCGTTCGTTCCATTCGGTCGGGCAGCTCAGCGCTGCAACCCGTCATCATGCCGGGCACGATGCGTTCTGCCTTCTGTGCCCGGCCAAGGCAAGCGTTCATCGCGCCAGCTCTTTCAGGCCAAGGCGAATGAGCTTGGCGCTGTCGCCGCCTTCGCCGCCGTTCTTCAAGGCCGCAGCAACGGCATTGGCCGCCTGGTCGCGCGAGTAGCCGAGATTGGTGAGCGCCGAAACCGCATCGGAAACCGGCGCGGAGGCGACGCCTTCGCCAAGCTCCTGCTTGAGGCCGATCGAGGCCGACATCTCGCCGGCGAAGGACGGCGCCTTGTTCTTCAGTTCCGTGACGATGCGCACCGCCACCTTGGGCCCGACACCGGGCGCACGGGAGACGGAGGTCTTGTCCTGCAGCGCGATCGCATTGGCCAATTCCCCCGGCGTCAGGGTGGAAAGCACGGCCAGCGCCACTTTCGAGCCGACCCCCTGCACGCTCTGCAACAGCCGGAACCATTCCCGCTCCAGCGCCGTCAGGAAGCCGAACAGCTTCAACTGGTCTTCGCGCACATACGTCTCGATGAAGAGCACCGCCGCCTCGCCCGCCGATCCGAGCCTGGACAGCGTGCGCGCCGAACAAAAGGCAACGTAGCCGACGCCATGCACATCGAGCACGACGTGATCCTCGGCGATCTCGTCGATGGTACCCTTCAATTTGCCGATCATGTGGCGTCTCTCGCGGTGGGTTCTGGATGGTCACCGGACCATCGGAAATTATCGTGTCGGGCGCAACTACGCCATCAATGCGGCAAGCCGGCTCGTCACCGATTGCCGGTTGTGGGCATGGCAGATAGCGATCGCCAGTGCGTCCGCCGCATCGTTGCCCTTGAACTCGGCCTTCGGCATCAGAACCTTCAGCATCATGTGGATCTGCTGCTTCTCGCCATGACCGACGCCGATCACCGCCTTCTTGACCGCGTTCGGCGCATATTCGGCGACCCTGAGGCCTGCTCGTGCCGGCACCAGCATGGCGATGCCGCGCGCCTGGCCGAGTTTCAGCGTCGCTGTCGCGTCCTTGTTGACGAAGGTCTGCTCCACCGCCGCCTCGTGTGGCTGATAGCTGTGCACCACCTCGGCAAGGCCGTCATGCAGCTGGCAAAGTCTGGAGGCGAGGTCCATGTCGCCATCCGACGTCACCGTGCCCGAGGCGACGAAACGCAACGAATTGCCGAGCGTCTCGATGATGCCCCAGCCGGTACGACGGAGCCCCGGATCGATGCCGATGATGCGAATCGTGGTCTGCATGAATTTCACCCTATGATGTCAGTCCGGACGCTGCCAGCAAAAAGTGAACAAAACAAAAACATACGCACAGTGGAGGCGCGGCCCCAGGTTTTCTTCGGCACCGCCCTTGGATTGAGGAAAATTGAGCTTACATAGCCTTGCATCAATTTCTCTCAATAAAGGCCTTTGCCATGGCGACTTTCTCCGTCCTCGATCTTTCCCCGATCACTGAAGGCGGCAGCGTCGCCCAATCGCTGGAGAATTCGCGCCGTCTGGCCCAGGCGGCCGAGGAGAACGGCTACACCCGCTTCTGGCTGGCCGAACATCACGGCATGAAGGGCATCGCCAGTGCGGCGACCTCGATCGTGATCTCGCACGTGGCGGCAGCGACGAAGACGATCCGTGTCGGCTCCGGCGGCATCATGCTGCCGAACCACTCGCCGCTTGTCATCGCCGAACAGTTCGGAACGCTCGCCGCCCTCTACCCCGGCCGCATCGACCTCGGCCTCGGCCGTGCGCCCGGAACCGACATGCGCACCGCCCAGGCCCTCCGACGCAACATGGAGGCGAGCGGCAACAACTTCCCGAACGACGTCGTCGAACTGCAGGCACTGCTCGGCCCCGTCGCCGAGGACCAGAAGATCATCGCCGTGCCCGGCGCCGACACCAATGTGCCGATCTGGCTGCTCGGCTCAAGCCATTTCAGCGCCCATCTCGCCGGCATGCTCGGCCTGCCCTTCGCCTTCGCCTCGCATTTCGCGCCGGACATGCTGCTCTCGGCGCTGGAGATCTACCGCGAGCGCTTCACCCCCTCCGAGACCCTTGCCAAGCCGCAGGTGATGGTCGGCGTCATGGGGGTTGCCGCCGATACGGACGAGGAGGCGAACTACCTCTTCACCTCCATGCAGCAATCCTTCGTGGCCCTGCGCCGCAACGCGCGCGGGCAGTTTCCGCCGCCGGTCCAGTCGATGGATGGGCTTTGGAGCTATGACGAGAAGATCTTCGTCGACCATTCGATGATGTATGCGGTGGTCGGAGGGCCAGAGACGATCCGGCGCAAGATCGGGGCGTTCCTCGAGCAGACAAAGGCCGACGAACTGATCATCTCCATGCCGATCTTCCACATGCAGGCGCGGCTGAATTCGCTTCGCCTC from Ensifer adhaerens includes the following:
- the ruvB gene encoding Holliday junction branch migration DNA helicase RuvB, whose protein sequence is MTDAARLITPEKRGEDLDATMRPQTLDDFTGQAEARANLKIFIEAAKNRGEALDHVLFVGPPGLGKTTLAQIMAKELGVNFRSTSGPVIAKAGDLAALLTNLEERDVLFIDEIHRLNPAVEEILYPAMEDFQLDLIIGEGPAARSVKIDLSKFTLVAATTRLGLLTTPLRDRFGIPVRLNFYTVEELESIVRRGARLMGLGMTDDGAREIARRARGTPRIAGRLLRRVRDFAEVARAEAVTKELADEALTRLLVDNMGLDQLDRRYLFMIAQNFGGGPVGIETIAAGLSEPRDAIEDIIEPYLIQQGFIQRTPRGRILTANAWKHIGLNPPKEMEATQFRLTLEDDD
- the ruvA gene encoding Holliday junction branch migration protein RuvA, with protein sequence MIGKLKGTIDEIAEDHVVLDVHGVGYVAFCSARTLSRLGSAGEAAVLFIETYVREDQLKLFGFLTALEREWFRLLQSVQGVGSKVALAVLSTLTPGELANAIALQDKTSVSRAPGVGPKVAVRIVTELKNKAPSFAGEMSASIGLKQELGEGVASAPVSDAVSALTNLGYSRDQAANAVAAALKNGGEGGDSAKLIRLGLKELAR
- the ruvC gene encoding crossover junction endodeoxyribonuclease RuvC is translated as MQTTIRIIGIDPGLRRTGWGIIETLGNSLRFVASGTVTSDGDMDLASRLCQLHDGLAEVVHSYQPHEAAVEQTFVNKDATATLKLGQARGIAMLVPARAGLRVAEYAPNAVKKAVIGVGHGEKQQIHMMLKVLMPKAEFKGNDAADALAIAICHAHNRQSVTSRLAALMA
- a CDS encoding LLM class flavin-dependent oxidoreductase, producing MATFSVLDLSPITEGGSVAQSLENSRRLAQAAEENGYTRFWLAEHHGMKGIASAATSIVISHVAAATKTIRVGSGGIMLPNHSPLVIAEQFGTLAALYPGRIDLGLGRAPGTDMRTAQALRRNMEASGNNFPNDVVELQALLGPVAEDQKIIAVPGADTNVPIWLLGSSHFSAHLAGMLGLPFAFASHFAPDMLLSALEIYRERFTPSETLAKPQVMVGVMGVAADTDEEANYLFTSMQQSFVALRRNARGQFPPPVQSMDGLWSYDEKIFVDHSMMYAVVGGPETIRRKIGAFLEQTKADELIISMPIFHMQARLNSLRLFADAQRDLAKAA